A genomic segment from Propionibacteriaceae bacterium ZF39 encodes:
- a CDS encoding SGNH/GDSL hydrolase family protein: protein MGLLCLALVAGCGQAPSEATAPPTPTAAATAPAPSPADTPSGSLTAPDEPTRPTGRAGVPVRKIVGLGDSVMGGTGCECEGPVDALATRLEQRPGAERIARVNLGTDGATTADVGDVIESEDWQPDLKDADVIVIIVGANDLTEAYDAWSEDPENTEPVDDALAQLETSLPDLLARVKTAHGAKPATYLVAGYWNVFAEASVEDVPEGYAGWSRQVTERANTVIETSATDAGMTYVDLVTPFRGPSGDGDPTPFLADDGDHPNEAGVGVIADALVAKVP from the coding sequence GTGGGTTTGCTGTGTCTTGCGCTGGTGGCGGGCTGCGGGCAGGCACCCAGCGAGGCCACAGCTCCGCCGACCCCGACAGCTGCAGCGACGGCGCCCGCGCCCTCGCCGGCGGACACCCCCTCGGGCTCGCTTACCGCACCCGACGAGCCGACCCGGCCGACCGGGCGGGCGGGCGTACCGGTGCGGAAAATCGTCGGTCTCGGCGACTCCGTCATGGGCGGGACGGGTTGTGAATGCGAAGGGCCGGTCGATGCGCTCGCCACCCGACTGGAGCAGCGCCCGGGCGCCGAGCGCATCGCGCGGGTCAATCTCGGCACCGACGGTGCGACCACGGCCGACGTGGGCGACGTCATCGAGTCGGAGGACTGGCAGCCCGACCTGAAGGATGCGGATGTCATCGTGATCATCGTCGGCGCCAACGACCTGACCGAGGCGTACGACGCCTGGTCCGAAGATCCCGAGAACACCGAGCCGGTCGACGACGCGCTGGCCCAGCTCGAGACCTCCCTGCCCGATCTCCTGGCCCGAGTGAAGACCGCCCACGGCGCGAAGCCCGCGACCTATCTCGTCGCCGGCTATTGGAACGTCTTTGCGGAGGCGAGCGTGGAGGACGTGCCGGAGGGGTACGCCGGCTGGTCCCGTCAGGTCACCGAACGCGCCAACACGGTCATCGAGACCTCGGCCACAGACGCCGGCATGACCTATGTCGATCTGGTCACACCGTTCCGGGGCCCGAGCGGGGACGGCGATCCGACTCCGTTCCTCGCCGACGACGGCGATCATCCCAACGAGGCCGGCGTCGGGGTGATCGCCGACGCCCTGGTGGCGAAGGTGCCGTAG
- a CDS encoding helix-turn-helix domain-containing protein has protein sequence MGLEHLRHLARPGRVLDPHRNAGHWSSGRDGVGGELGSLVSHLWWVRWDAPEGFTQRVLSDPVIHLTIEEGSGPVHGFETPALLVHGVVPKVFEVALPATGRVTGVAFQAGALPAALGLDATDLTGRVVPAEDVFGDKIKELVDVLVSEPAESIRRELLAAWLIQRINTDFLRDRTFHVVRNASDLVDRGDFVRVDDLAAAVHVSARTLQRAYGRLVGVSPLWAIRRRRLQRVAERMDRGEAEDLAALAAELGFADQAHLSREFRNVIGRSPSAYRGSS, from the coding sequence GTGGGGCTTGAACATCTGCGACACCTTGCCCGGCCCGGTCGCGTACTCGATCCGCACCGCAACGCCGGGCACTGGTCCAGCGGGCGCGATGGAGTCGGTGGCGAGCTGGGGTCCTTGGTCAGTCACCTGTGGTGGGTGCGCTGGGACGCGCCCGAGGGATTCACCCAGCGCGTCCTGTCCGACCCCGTCATCCACCTCACGATCGAGGAGGGCTCCGGGCCGGTGCACGGGTTCGAGACGCCCGCCCTGCTCGTCCACGGAGTTGTGCCGAAGGTGTTCGAGGTGGCCCTCCCGGCGACGGGGCGTGTGACCGGGGTGGCATTCCAGGCGGGCGCTCTGCCAGCGGCGTTGGGGCTGGATGCGACCGACTTGACCGGCCGCGTCGTGCCTGCCGAAGACGTCTTCGGGGACAAAATAAAAGAGCTCGTTGACGTCCTTGTCTCCGAGCCTGCGGAGAGCATACGCCGCGAGCTGCTCGCAGCCTGGCTCATCCAAAGAATCAACACCGATTTCCTCCGGGATCGAACCTTCCATGTGGTAAGGAACGCGTCCGATCTTGTCGACCGGGGTGACTTCGTGCGCGTCGACGATCTGGCCGCGGCGGTCCATGTGAGCGCGCGTACGCTCCAGCGCGCGTATGGGCGTCTCGTCGGGGTGTCCCCGCTCTGGGCCATCCGGCGCCGGCGCCTCCAGCGGGTCGCCGAACGCATGGATCGGGGTGAAGCCGAGGACCTCGCCGCCCTCGCGGCCGAACTGGGTTTTGCCGATCAGGCACACCTGTCCCGCGAGTTCCGCAACGTCATCGGGCGGTCGCCGTCGGCGTATCGGGGATCGTCGTGA
- a CDS encoding VOC family protein — MTNYRPDGYSTLTPMIVVTDGPAAIAFYEDVFGAEVVARMAGPGGEIWHCEMQLESGRFQLMDANDAYRMITLDTADDAVPYSLAIYVSDCDATVAKAEAAGATVREPLGDFDVTGDRFASIRDPFGVRWTVMTRKVAKTDAEIQAGLDAMAAG, encoded by the coding sequence ATGACGAACTATCGACCTGATGGATACAGCACCCTGACTCCGATGATCGTCGTCACCGACGGCCCGGCGGCGATCGCGTTCTATGAGGATGTCTTCGGCGCCGAGGTCGTGGCGCGCATGGCCGGCCCGGGCGGGGAGATCTGGCACTGCGAGATGCAGCTCGAATCCGGGCGCTTCCAGCTGATGGATGCCAACGACGCCTATCGCATGATCACGCTCGACACCGCGGACGATGCCGTCCCCTACTCGCTCGCGATCTATGTCTCCGACTGCGATGCGACGGTGGCCAAGGCCGAGGCCGCCGGCGCGACCGTACGCGAGCCACTCGGCGACTTCGACGTCACCGGCGATCGGTTCGCATCGATCAGGGACCCGTTCGGCGTGCGCTGGACGGTCATGACGCGCAAGGTCGCGAAGACCGACGCCGAGATCCAGGCTGGTCTCGACGCGATGGCCGCAGGCTGA